Genomic DNA from Enterococcus saccharolyticus subsp. saccharolyticus:
CATTTGTTTTAGGTTATACAATTTGGTCATATTATATCTTTAGAAAACGTATCAAACACACAGATGTAGCGGGGTACTAATCTTATGATGGACAAAGCGATTCTCGGTTTGCCCAATATCAGAAAAATTATGGGGATGCTTGCAGGGCTTTCAGCCTTGCAAGCCCTCTTTATAATTGGGCAAGCTTATACATTAGCAACAGTTATCACGAATTTATGGAGTGGCGAAAAAATCACCGATCAATATTTGATGATTGGTGCTTTTGCTGTGATTTATTTTGCACGCCATGGTGTGACTTTTTTACGTGATAAATTATTGGATCATTATTCAGCTGAACAAGCGAGTTATTTGCGTCAGCAGTTATTAGAAAAAATCTTCCGTGTTGGGCCCCAAATTGTCCAAAAACAAGGAACAGGAAATATGACTACCATGGCGTTAGACGGAATTGGTAAAGTTGAAAATTATATTCACTTGATTTTAGCAAAAATGATGAATATGACGATTATTCCTTGGCCAATTTTGGCAGTGGTGTTCTTTTTAGATATTGAATCGGGAGTTGTCTTGTTGTTGGTTTTCCCATTAATTATTATTTTTATGATTATTTTAGGATACGCCGCACAAGCCAAAGCCGATCGACAATACAAAGCTTTTCAAATTTTATCCAATCATTTTATCGATTCTTTGCGAGGAATTGATACATTGAAGATGTTTGGTTTGAGTAAAAAATATGGCAAAAGTATTTTTAAAACAAGTGAGCAATTCCGTAAGGCAACAATGAGTACCTTACGTATTGGGATTTTATCAACCTTTGCGTTAGATTTCTTTACGACGTTATCAGTGGCGATTGTGGCGGTATTGTTAGGGCTACGTTTAATTGAAGGTGGCATTTTATTGTTTCCAGCATTAACGGTTTTAATTTTATCACCAGAATATTTCTTACCAGTACGTGATTTTGCAAGTGACTATCATGCAACGTTAGATGGAAAAAATGCGATGACAGCTATTCGTGAAATTTTAGAAGAGCCTGAAATTGAAGGCGAACAAGTGCCTGTAGCAACGTGGTCAAAAGAAGCAACCTTAGCTTTAAAAGAGGTTAAAGTCGCTTACGATGAGCAAGAAGCATTGGCTGTCGATTACCAAGTCAAAGGGTTTAAAAAAGTCGGGATTATTGGGATGAGTGGTTCAGGTAAATCGACATTTATTAATACATTGAGTGGTTTCTTACAACCCTCTTCAGGTGAGATTACGTTGGATGGTCAATCAGTCAACAATTTTGCGCAACAAGATTGGCAAAAACAAATGATTTATATTCCTCAAAATCCATATGTCTTTCAAACGTCCTTGCGTGAAAATATTGCCTTTTATACCCCCGAAGCAACGGAAGCAGAAATTTTAGAAGCTGTCCATGTTGCTGGACTATCAGAGTTAGTGGCAGAATTACCAGAAGGCCTAGATACACAACTAGGAGGCGGTGCTCGTGCACTCAGCGGGGGACAAGCACAACGAATTGCGGTGGCGCGTGCCTTTTTAGATAAAGAACGTAAAATTCTGTTATTGGATGAACCAACCGCGCATTTAGATATCGAAACAGAAGTTGAATTAAAAGAGCGTATGTTGCCATTAATGGAAAACCGTTTAGTCTTTTTTGCCACACATCGTCTGCATTGGATGCATCAAATGGACGAAATTATGGTTATTGAAAAAGGCCAAGTGGTTGAAGTCGGCAGTTTTGCTGAATTAACAGCACGTAAAGGTCATTTTTATGCATTGACGCAACAAATGAGGAGGGAAGAACATGAATAATATTCCTCTATTGAAAGCTTTTAAAAAAGATACTTGGGTAAAACCTTTTTTGAAAAAATATCGCAAAGCATTGGTCTTGGCGCTCGTTTTAGGTTTTTTGACCTTCTTCTCAGCTGGGGCCTTAATGTTTAATTCGGGTTATTTGATTAGTCGTGCGGCTTCGCTACCGGAAAATATTTTAATGATTTATGTGCCAATTGTGTTTACCCGTGGTTTTGGTGTGAGTCGTCCCGTTTTCCGTTATGTCGAGCGTTTAGTGAGTCATAATTGGGTGTTACGCATGACATCTCAACTACGCTTGAAATTGTATACGACATTAGAAAAAGATGCGATTTTCTTTAAACGTAATTATCGGATGGGGGATATTTTGGGCTTATTAGCTGAAGATATTAATCATATCCAAAACTTATATTTACGGACGATTTTCCCGACCGTTATTGCGTGGATTCTATATGCGTTTTTAATTATTGGCTTAGGGTATTTTTCATGGTGGTTTGCGTTAGTCATGGCGTTGATGTTGTTTATTGTTACCTTCTTATTGCCATTGTGGTCAGTGTTAGTAAATGGCGCACGACAAGAGCAAGAAAAACAATTGAAAAATGCCTTGTATACGGATTTAACAGACAATGTTTTAGGAATTTCGGATTGGATTTTCAGCCAACGTGGTCAAGAATACGTACAGTTACACGAAGAATCGGAAGCTGGATTGCTCAAAGTGCAAGACAAATTACGTCGTTTTAATCGTCGTCGTAATTTACTATTACAAAGCGTGTTTGGCATCATTGTGGTGCTACTGATTTTTTGGACGAGTCAGCAATTTGTCGGAAATCATGGCGGAGCAGCTAACTGGATTGCCGCCTTTGTTTTATGTGTTTTTCCATTAGTTGATGCGTTTGCTGTTTTACCGGATGCTGCACAAGAAACGAATATTTACAAAGATTCGTTGGAACGTTTAAATGATTTGCCTGAAAAAGCGGACATCGAACCAGTCACAGCTTTAACTGGACCATTGGATATTGAGGTACAAGACGTGTCTTTCCGTTATGAAAAAGGTACGCGTCAAGTATTAGATCATTTGAATGTCACAATTCCTCAAGGGGAAAAAATTGCGATTTTAGGTCGCAGTGGTTCTGGAAAAAGCACATTAGCGACACTTATTCGTGGTGATTTAATTCCAAACAGTGGTCAGTTAACTTTAGCAGGTGTTGAAACCTATCGTTTAGGTGATACTATTTCCGATTATATTGGGGTCATTCAACAAGCGCCGTATTTATTCCATACAACTATTTTAAATAATTTACGGATTGGTAACGAACAAGCCAGTATTGAAGAAGTCTGGACGGTTCTTGAACGAGTAGGATTAAAAGAGCTCGTTGAAAAATTACCGGATGGATTAGATACGATGGTAGACGAAGCAGGTTTACGTTTCTCTGGTGGTGAACGTCATCGTATGGCTTTGGCACGTATCTTATTAAAAGACACACCGATTGTTTTACTGGATGAACCAACTGTTGGTTTAGATCCAATTACGGAACAAGCGTTAATTGATACATTCTTTGGGCAATTAGATGGAAAAACAGTCATTTGGATTACGCATCATTTACAAGGAATTGAGAAGATGCAACGCGTCATCTTTATTGAAGATGGGCACTTAGAAATGACTGGTTCGCCACAAGAACTAGCCAAAACGAATGTGCGCTATCAAAAATTAAAAGCCATTGATGATGGTAGATAAAAAGACACCCAGTCACAACTGACTGGGTGTTCTTTTTTATTTATACTCAGCGTATTTGAAAATAGTTGATGCACCAAAACTTGGGTAGTAAATACCAGTTAAGTGTTCATTAATCAATAACGCACGTGATTGTTGATACAATGGCACGATAGCAGAATCTTTTTCGACTAGAATTTTTTCAGCTTCAATCATGGCATCCCAACGTACGTTTAAGTCATTGGCATAATCATTTTCAATCTTATCCAATAAGTCGTTATATTCTTTACTGTCATAGTTGGTATTGTTTGGTGAACGTAAGCTTGCTAGGTAAGTCATTGGATTTTGATAGTCCGGTCCCCAACGTCCAGTTAAAAATCCAGCGAGCCGTCCCAGACGATTGCCACAGTTGTTTCTCTTGTTCCGTAGTCGGGCGTAACCTTACTTTCTTGGCTCGTATCATCTTTCATCAACTCCTGAATCTTCTTCTTCGCTTTATTCGCTCATTTTCCTTCAATATCTTGAATAGTATCAAATTGGTAGCCTCATGCAATCATGTAGGTTTTTACATTCTCAATCTGATGTTCTAAGTCATCTTTTTGTTTGAATTTACTCTATAATAGCCAATAGTGATTCATTTTGGTTTCTTTCTTCCAGCGATTCCTAAAAATTGATTTCGTTGTTCTTCAGAATAATAACGAGTACCACTTTGTGAAACATAGGCCGGTTGCAATTCCCCTTTTTATCCTAGTCTCTTAAGGTTTGTGTCGTTACGCCTAACGGTTTTACAAATTCTCCTATTGATAATATAAACTATATATTTATAGATGTTTGTTAACTATTATAGTCCCTCCTACCTAAAAGATAACTAAGAGTATAACATATATTTATTAAATTGACAGAAAATTTTGTCAATTTAATAAATTTTTTTCGTCACATCTCTTTGTTATCTATTTAAATAAAGTCCTTTATTTTTGGATAAATGATAGTATAGTGAATAGAAAGGAGTGATGAAGATGTTTGAATTATTCATTTTAATGATGGAACGTGTGGGATTAATCATTTTATTAGCTTTTTTGTTAGTAAATGTTACATATTTTAAAAGAACATTATTGAGCAGAGAAACAATTCCTTCGAAAATTCGTTTAGTTGTTATTTTTGGCTTATTTGCGATTATTTCTAATTTTACTGGGATTGAGATTACAGACAACCAAATTATTCCTAGTCACGTCTTAACGTATTTGAGCAGTGACGCTTCGATTGCCAATACACGGACATTGGTCATCAGTGTTTCTGGCTTAATTGGCGGTCCATTTGTTGGGGGGATGGTCGGTTTAATTGCGGGGATTCATCGAGTGATTCAAGGTGCGGGTACAGGGATTTTTTATATCCCCGCGTCATTGGTTGTGGGGATAGTATCAGGAATTTTAGGAAAACGCCTTGCGAAAGATTATCAATTTCCTAAAGCGACTCAAGCCGCAATGGTCGGTATTGTTATGGAAGTTATTCAAATGTTGTTTATTTTATTTTTCAGTGGCAGTTTAAAAGACGGCGTGATGTTAGTCCGTTTCATTGCTTTGCCAATGATTTTGTTAAATAGTGTGGGTACATTCATTTTCTTATCGATTTTAACGACGACATTAAAACAAGAAGAACAAGCAAAGGCTGTACAAACACATGATGTCTTAGAATTAGCCGCCGAAACCTTACCTTATTTTCGGGAAGGTTTAAATGAACATTCTTGTCAAAAAGTCGCACGAATTATTCAACATTATACAAAAGTGAGTGCGATTAGTATGACCGATAACCATCAAATATTGGCACATGTAGGCGCAGGGGATGACCATCATATTCCAGAATTAGAAGTAATTACGGAATTATCAAAAGAAGTCTTGCGAACCGGACAAATGACGATTGCCCATTCTAAAACAGAAGTCGGTTGCTCACATCCAGATTGTCCGCTACAAGCTGCGATTGTGATTCCCTTATTGTCACATCAGAAAATTGTCGGTACGCTGAAAATGTATTTTACAGATCCAACCCACCTAACACATGTCGAAGAGCAATTAGCGGAGGGGTTAGGTACAATTTTTTCTTCCCAAATTGAATTAGGTGAAGCTGAATTACAATCGAAATTACTAAAAGAAGCGGAAATCAAAAGTTTACAAGCGCAAGTGAATCCTCACTTTTTCTTTAATGCCATCAATACGATTTCTGCGTTAATGCGAAAAGATAGTGAAAATGCGCGCCGTTTATTGCTGCAATTAAGCACATATTTTCGAGGGAATTTACAAGGCGCCGTGCAAACAACGATTCCTTTAGAGCAAGAACTCGACCAAGTTCGTGCCTATTTGTCCTTAGAACAAGCCCGTTTCCCTGATCGTTACCAAGTTGATTTTGATATTGAAGCGGGGACAGAAGGCTATTATGTCCCACCCTATGCGATTCAAGTTCTTGTCGAAAATACGATTCGACATGCGTTTGGTAATCGTAAAACCAACAATCACGTCAAAGTCGTGGTTCGAAAAATTGAAAGAAACTTGATTATGGATGTTTGGGATAATGGTATTGGTATTCCGGAAGATCGCCGCGTATTATTAGGAAGAGAACCAGTTAAATCCGAAAAAGGAACGGGTACGGCATTGGAAAATTTGTCTCGTCGGATTGAAAATCTCTACGGAGGCGACGGCAAATTTCAAATTGAAAATCGTCCAACTGGAGGCAGTCATGCCCGTCTAGCAATTCCAATTAGAGACCCGAGGTGAGAATAATGCATGTATTAATTGTCGATGATGAACCGTTAGCACGTGAAGAATTAAGTTATTTGGTGTTGCAACATCCGAAAATTACGTCAACAGCCGAAGCAGAATCGGTTGAAGAAGCGATGGAAGAAATGATGGATCAAAAACCGGATATTGTTTTTTTAGACATTCATTTAACGGATGAAAGTGGGTTTGATTTAGCAGAAAAATTGACGCATTTGAAAAAAGCACCCTATTTAATTTTTGCGACGGCTTATGATGCGTATGCTTTACAAGCTTTTCAAGTCAACGCGAAAGACTATTTGTTAAAACCCTTTGAAGAAAAGAAAATTCATCAAGCGTTAGATAAAGCTATCAAAGAGTTAACACCACAACAACTAGCGCCGAAACCTAAATTTGAAGCAATTCCGATTCAAGGGGACGACCGCATTTATTTGGTAGCACCCGAAGATATTTATCTTGTTTCGGTCGAAGAACGTCAATTAAATATTGAAACCAAAGACCAAACGTATCATATGACAGGAACGCTAAATAAAATTGAGCAAAAACTACCGTCAGAATTATTTTTAAAAACCCATCGTAGCTTTATCTTAAACCGTACAAAAATTCAAGAAATTCAACCATGGTTTAATCATACGTTGCAAGTGATTTTAGAAAATGGTTCTAGAGTCCCCGTTAGTCGCTCGTATGTAAAAACATTTAGAGCACAAGTTGGGTTAGAATAAGGAAAAAGCAGGTCGACAAGCGCGGCCTGTTTTTTCGTGCAACTAATGTCACGAATGGTGCATTTCATGTCGTGATTGGTGTAACTCGTGAAATTATTCTCACAAAAATTCGTTTTCATTCTATACTCATGATGTAGAAAACAAGAGGAGATGGGACTTATGGAAAAGAAAGTATATTCATTTTTACAACAAGCATTTATTTTTGCATTAATTATGTTAATAGCCAATGGTTTAACCAAGGTGATGCCAATCCCCGTTCCCGCATCGGTCATCGGCATGATTTTATTATTCGTCGGGTTATGTACGAAAATTATTAAGTTAGAACAAGTCGAGGAATTAAGTAATGCGCTATCGCGTGTGATTACCTTCTTGTTCGTGCCATCAGGTATTTCATTAATTAACTCTTTAGACATTATGCAACAATACGGATTTCAAATTCTCTTTGTCATTCTGATCGCAACCTTAGCATTATTAGCTTCAACCGGTTGGACAGGCGCTTTCTTGCTGCATATTAAAGACAATCGAGCAACTGAAAAAGAAGCAAAACATTTACCTGCAGAACATAAAGGGGGCGTATCATTATGAGTCCATATGTTGGTATTATCATTTCATTTGTTGTGTTTGGGATTGGTAATTGGGCATTTAAAAAAAGCAAGGGCTTCTTCTTATTCACCCCGTTATTTGTCGCAATGATTTTAGGTGTATTCGTGTTAAAAGTCACTGATATTAGTTACGAACAATATAATGAAGGTGGCAAGTTTATTAGTTTCTTTTTAGAGCCTGCAACAGTTGCTTTTGCGATTCCACTGTACAAAAAAAGAGAGGTATTGAAGAAATACTGGCTTGAAATTCTGACAGCATTAACAATCGGCTCTTTTGGTTCATTAGTTGCGGTTGTTCTAGCTGGTAAATTGATCCAAATGAATCCAAGTATTATTGCTTCGATTTTGCCACAAGCAGCAACAACTGCTATTGCCGTACCGATTTCCGAATCTGTTGGTGGTGTGGCTTCAATCACCGCTTTTACTGTTATTTTCAATGGTGTTTTAACATACGCTTTAGGGCGCATGGCATTAAAATGGTTCCATATTACCCATCCTGTGGCTAAAGGATTAGCTTTAGGTGCTGCTGGGCATGCGCTTGGTGTAGCAGTTGGTTTAGAAATGGGTGAAACGGAAGCAGCGATGGCAAGTATTTCAGTAGTGGTCGTAGGGGTCATTACGGTAGTCGTTGTTCCTGTGTTTGCGACGTTGATTGGGATTTAACATAAAAATGACGTACTGAGCATTATTTTTCGCTCAGTACGTCATTTTTTATTTGTCGTTTTCTTTCACGTACGCCATTCTGAACATGAAGCCAGCTAAAAAAACAGCTGATCCCAACATAATTAGCATTTGTACTTGGTCATCAAATGGATGAAATATAGTGACTACAATTAAAAATAGTAACAAGAAAGAAAGGACTAGACGAATCATAGATACCAGCCACGATAGCCCATTGAAATTTTTTCTACTTTTACTAACGTTTTGCCTGCATAAGTAGAAGGGGGATAGTTTTTAAAGTCATATGATACAAACGATACGTAAGTTTCTGCGTTGTCTGTAGAGCTCACTTCTTCCGCATGCGCAACTTGAGTTCCACTAGCGATGCTGAATAATAATGCCGCTAAAATCAGTTTTTTCATTTTTTTCAATTCCTTCTATAATTTGGGCTGATTATACTACAAATTGAGTGGAAAAATACAAAAATGTCGTAAACGTCGCATATTTTGTCCTGAACGTCGTTTTTAGCTTAAAATTTTAGGGTGTGGGCTTGCCGAAAGTGTTAATTTTTGTGTGAACAAATGATTGTCAATGATTGTTTCTAACAAAAGATTCGGCACTTGCTGAACCAAAGTATCAACTGTGTTTAAACCAATCCCACGATGATTGCCTTTGGTAGAAAACCCATTTATTCTCAGTTGGTGTAACGGTTCAATATTCATTCGAGCCGTATTTTGAATAATGAATACATAGTCTTGGTTAAGTGAGAAAATCGCAATTTCTAATGTTCCTTGTTTTAATATACTAAGTTCTTCAATGGCATTATCTAATAAAATTCCTAAAATTCGCACCAAAATGACTGGATCAATCGATGTAGGGAGTTGAATCAATTCATTGATCTCCAATTGTACAGAAATATTTTTTTCTTGCGCCAACAATAATTTTGTTGTAAAAATGCTACGAATGGCAGGATCTTCAATTCGTTGTAAATCATTGATTTTCGTAAAATGTTCGGAAAAAATAGCACGAGTTGGTTGAATATGCTGATGATAATAGTCTCTTAATTCAGTCATCTGATCGAGTTCCATATAACTTTCCATGGAGGATAAAATATTAATATAGTCGTGCCGAAATTTTCGAATTTCTTGGTATTGCTTGTTTAATTCGATGGTGTAGAGTTGCATAGATTGATACTCAATTTCCTTTTTTTGAGTTTCTAATGCCACATTTTGATGTTGTTTTAACATGATAACACTGATAACACCAATAAAGATGAGTATCACTAGGAAGATATAAAAAATTTTCAACAGCGTATCGAATTTAGAATCGATAGGAAGTGATTGAATATAAACATTTAATTTATACATTTGATAAAGAAAAACAATGGTGAATAAGACATACCCACTGAGTGAGAGCCATACGTCCATTAGTTTTGAAAGTAAATATCGTCGAATAATAAAAGCGCACAAACAATTAATTGCTAATAAGGCGCAAAACCATAAAAACATCCATAAATTATTTTCACTTAAAATAATTTTAATCATGAGTGTAGGAAATAAACATTCCAGCCCATACTTTAAAAGAAATGCGATTGAAAAATGGAGTAAGATTTTACCAATAGATTGTGTCGGGTTATTCATATAAGAGAGAGAAAATAGAAGAACGAATAACACAATTATCTCCACTTGTGAGATATAAATACTCAAATTATATGTAATAATTAAAATAATACCAGCTAGAAACAAGTTATATTTTTTTAAAATCGGCAGTCTATCCAAAATAAGAAAGTTACAAAAAGTTTGAATCACACTTGAAGCGACTAATAAGTAAAACATTGATTGTACCTCCAATCGAAACGTAGTTGCTACGAAATTATAGCATGATTTTTTGTCAGTTAATATATCCAGCAACAACAAAAACATGATTCAGAGTAATCAGAATCATGTTTTTTAGCTTTAAAGAAAAACGTTGGATTATTTTTCCGCAAATGTCCGATTGAGCTGACTTAATTTACGAACAGATGCCCAACATGTCTCCCCATTTTTAAATGTTAGACAACGATTTTTAGTATCAATTTGGATAATATTTTTTTGATTCGCAACAAACGATTTGTGAACCCGTAAAAAATCAGGAGATAATTTTTCAATATCGGTAATTTTTCCATAAAATTCAATGAAACTATTTGTAAGATGTAAAATTAGTTTATGCGAAGCAGGCGCTGTTTCAATAAACATAATCTCTTTTAATAGAAATAACCGAATTTGATTGCCGACACGTAAACGAATGTGGGTATTATCTTCTTTATGCTCAGATAAGTAATGCTTTTTGGCTTGAATGAGCGCTTCTTTTACTCGTACTGCTAATTCTGTAGGATCGTCTTTGATAATATAATCCATTGCTTCTACTTTATATTTAAAGGTTAATGGTGCCAGTTCACTGTGAGTAGTAATAAAAATAATCTTACTATAAATACACAAGTCACGAATTTTAGCCCCTAATTGAATACCGTTTAATGTATGATTCAAATCAATATCCAAAAAGAAAATACTTTTTGATTGTGGATGGCGTTGGAGATGCGCGAGTATTTCGTTAGGATTGGCAGTACTCAAAACGATTTGCATCTCTAAATCTTCCATTAAAAGAAAGTTTTGAATAATCGTTTCCAATTTTGTGCGTTGGATTAAATTGTCTTCGCAAATAAAAATATTAATCATTTTCTCCCCCAGAGATTGTTTTTAGTAAGCGTTGGATACTACCTTTAGTATAGCAGTGAATGTCCTTGTATAGGGAACAGAATAGTAGTTGTAAAAAGAGAACTTAAAATAAAGTAGCAGGATTTCCTATAGAACATTCCGTCACTTCAGATTACTGTTATCAAATAGTAAAAAATCGAGCATAATCATTTGTGTAACTATGTATAAAGTGTTTAGAGTTCTTCTTTCAATAGAAAGTAATTTACCGAATTATATCATGATTTATGTGTTACAAAGGGAACAAATGACATTTTTATATCAAATCATTCATTTATTTTGAAGGATACAGGCAATTTTTTTTTATAAAAAAACAAAAACACGACGTTCAGGCATGAATTTACGACGTTTGGGGTACTTTTGGTTATAAAGCATAGAAATTTGTTAGAATAATGCTGTATAGAATCAAAAGCTACTTGAGAAGACAGAGAACAGGATGTCTTCTCAAGTAGTTTTTTGTTAAAGTAGTGCGTAGGGCTTTTTTAGATGACGCATGCGTCCTTGAATGTAGCAAAAAACACTTATCACTTGTAAGTGATAAGTGTCTCTGATTAATAACTACGTAGTAATAGTTGCGTTGTGAGTAATTGTAGCATCTCTTTTGCTTCACCCTCAGGCAACGTAGCAATGTCTGCTAAAGCTTTTTGTGTGTAACGACGGGCGATGTCTTTTGCCATCTCAACACCGTTGTATTTCACCACTAAATCGGCAACTTCTTGTGATTCTTGTGGCGTAATTTTGTCTTCTTTCTCTAAATAAGGGAAGAAAATATCTGGTTGTTCCGCTTTTGCTAAAAGCAACGGCAACGTGTATACGCCTTGTGCCAAATCTTCTAAAATCGGTTTTTTTAAGGTTTCTTCGTCTGCAGTATAGTCTAAAATATCGTCATATACTTGAAAAGCAATCCCGATATTTCGTCCAATTCTGCCGGCAACACGTTGGACGTGCGGTGCTGTATGTCCAAAATGTGCGCCTTGTGCACAAGCCAACCAAAATAATTCCGCTGTTTTGCCATTTACGCTGCGTAAATAATCACGAAAGGTTTCATTTTTATTGTAACGTGTGTGCATTTGATCGAGCTCGCCTAACAATAAACGGTGCATCGAACGAGCATTAATCGCTAAAAATTTCGAGCCGTTCATTGCTTCAATAGTAAGTTTGAAGAACTCTGTAAATAGTAAGTCGCCGGTGTAAACGGCAATATCTTTACCATAGCGCGATTGGACAGTTTGTGTCCCTCTGCGCAATGGAGAATCATCAATGATGTCGTCATGAATCAATGTTGCCATGTGAAGTATTTCAAGAGACGCTGCAATCTTGATTAATTGCTCTTCGTCTTGTTTTTCAGGGTCTCCTAAGGAAGCGAATAACAAAAAGAAAGCTGGGCGCAAAAATTTTCCGCCAGCTTGTGAAAAATCAATCAGTGTTTCTTGGATATCTTTATTGCGAACTCTCATTTGTTTCTCAATTAGTGAGCAAACGATTTGGAGTTTGTTTTGAATAGTGGGATAATCGTTCCAGTAAGATAGCATGTTTATAACCCTTTCAATGTTAGATAGTAGTTCTATTTTAACTTATTTTCGTTCAAAAAGGCAATGTAATGCTGTCCAAATTTAGAAAGGAGTGTCCGATGTCACTATCTGTTTTTTTAGAGCTTGTTGAGATCAAGGCGAAAACTGCAAGTGTCTTACCATTTTTGATTGGACTTTGTTATAGTTGGTATCATTATGGTACACTGCATCTTGGTTATGTCCTGATTTATTTTGTTGCAATGTTTATTTTTAATATGGCAGTTGACATTTTAGATAATTATAATGACTATCACCATGCAACAGAAGGACATGATTACAAACAAAAGACCAATATTATCGGGCGTGAGAATTTATCGTTACGCTTTGTATTTTGGATGATGACAAGCATGATTGTTGTATCGGCAATTTTAGGAATTGCACTTGCATCAGTCGTTGGTTGGCCATTATTGTGGATGGGATTGTATTGCTATTTAGTCGGCATTTTTTATTCTTCTGGTCCGAGACCGTTATCGAGTCTACCGCTGGGTGAATTTTTCTCTGGTTCGACGATGGGCATCATGATTTCATTTATTTGTGTGTATCTGAATACTTTCGAAACATTTCAGTGGAATTTTTCTGAAATATTCAGTATCTTTATAATTGCGTTGCCGAATACTCTGTGGATTGCAAACCTGATGCTTGCAAACAATA
This window encodes:
- the lrgB gene encoding antiholin-like protein LrgB produces the protein MSPYVGIIISFVVFGIGNWAFKKSKGFFLFTPLFVAMILGVFVLKVTDISYEQYNEGGKFISFFLEPATVAFAIPLYKKREVLKKYWLEILTALTIGSFGSLVAVVLAGKLIQMNPSIIASILPQAATTAIAVPISESVGGVASITAFTVIFNGVLTYALGRMALKWFHITHPVAKGLALGAAGHALGVAVGLEMGETEAAMASISVVVVGVITVVVVPVFATLIGI
- a CDS encoding LytR/AlgR family response regulator transcription factor; the protein is MINIFICEDNLIQRTKLETIIQNFLLMEDLEMQIVLSTANPNEILAHLQRHPQSKSIFFLDIDLNHTLNGIQLGAKIRDLCIYSKIIFITTHSELAPLTFKYKVEAMDYIIKDDPTELAVRVKEALIQAKKHYLSEHKEDNTHIRLRVGNQIRLFLLKEIMFIETAPASHKLILHLTNSFIEFYGKITDIEKLSPDFLRVHKSFVANQKNIIQIDTKNRCLTFKNGETCWASVRKLSQLNRTFAEK
- a CDS encoding sensor histidine kinase, whose product is MFYLLVASSVIQTFCNFLILDRLPILKKYNLFLAGIILIITYNLSIYISQVEIIVLFVLLFSLSYMNNPTQSIGKILLHFSIAFLLKYGLECLFPTLMIKIILSENNLWMFLWFCALLAINCLCAFIIRRYLLSKLMDVWLSLSGYVLFTIVFLYQMYKLNVYIQSLPIDSKFDTLLKIFYIFLVILIFIGVISVIMLKQHQNVALETQKKEIEYQSMQLYTIELNKQYQEIRKFRHDYINILSSMESYMELDQMTELRDYYHQHIQPTRAIFSEHFTKINDLQRIEDPAIRSIFTTKLLLAQEKNISVQLEINELIQLPTSIDPVILVRILGILLDNAIEELSILKQGTLEIAIFSLNQDYVFIIQNTARMNIEPLHQLRINGFSTKGNHRGIGLNTVDTLVQQVPNLLLETIIDNHLFTQKLTLSASPHPKILS
- a CDS encoding prenyltransferase, yielding MSLSVFLELVEIKAKTASVLPFLIGLCYSWYHYGTLHLGYVLIYFVAMFIFNMAVDILDNYNDYHHATEGHDYKQKTNIIGRENLSLRFVFWMMTSMIVVSAILGIALASVVGWPLLWMGLYCYLVGIFYSSGPRPLSSLPLGEFFSGSTMGIMISFICVYLNTFETFQWNFSEIFSIFIIALPNTLWIANLMLANNICDKEEDEKNERYTLVHYLGKQRSIHLFVGMNVFAFLAIILSVVLKLAPLTVLLTFLTAPFIWKQITLFRNKQVKRETFICAVRILAVGSAAQVITYLLGILI
- a CDS encoding polyprenyl synthetase family protein, yielding MLSYWNDYPTIQNKLQIVCSLIEKQMRVRNKDIQETLIDFSQAGGKFLRPAFFLLFASLGDPEKQDEEQLIKIAASLEILHMATLIHDDIIDDSPLRRGTQTVQSRYGKDIAVYTGDLLFTEFFKLTIEAMNGSKFLAINARSMHRLLLGELDQMHTRYNKNETFRDYLRSVNGKTAELFWLACAQGAHFGHTAPHVQRVAGRIGRNIGIAFQVYDDILDYTADEETLKKPILEDLAQGVYTLPLLLAKAEQPDIFFPYLEKEDKITPQESQEVADLVVKYNGVEMAKDIARRYTQKALADIATLPEGEAKEMLQLLTTQLLLRSY